A section of the Paenibacillus odorifer genome encodes:
- the hemW gene encoding radical SAM family heme chaperone HemW — translation MTTKTNGRPPEAVYIHIPFCTNKCFYCDFNSYVLKDQPVMDYLEALDREMEQTVKNTPPGVIKTIFVGGGTPTVLKPDEMAYFLKSVRTHFPNWDKDIEFSMEANPGTTDLDKLTVMKEGGVNRVSFGVQAFQNELLTGIGRIHNVDDVYRSLENARAVGLNNLSVDLMFGLPNQTVEMLGESICKALELDLPHYSIYSLKVEENTLFHTLFNKNKLPLPNEEDELQMYLLLMSSMKEAGYNQYEISNFAKPGMESRHNITYWRNEDYYGLGAGAHGYVGRQRHINVKGVNPYVEASRKGLPRLDAYPISEAEAMEDFMMVGLRMHEGVSNEAFQAQFGRSIEEVFEKSLHKMLHAGLLEQEAGVYRLSKQGILFGNDVFAEFVGALTEV, via the coding sequence ATGACAACGAAGACTAATGGCCGTCCCCCTGAGGCTGTATACATTCATATCCCTTTTTGTACCAATAAGTGCTTTTATTGTGATTTTAATTCCTATGTACTCAAGGATCAGCCAGTTATGGATTATCTCGAAGCTTTGGATCGAGAGATGGAGCAGACCGTCAAGAACACCCCTCCGGGTGTTATCAAAACGATCTTCGTCGGCGGAGGCACACCCACTGTTTTAAAACCTGATGAAATGGCTTATTTCTTAAAGTCTGTTCGTACGCATTTCCCAAACTGGGATAAAGATATTGAGTTCTCTATGGAAGCTAACCCTGGAACAACGGATCTGGACAAGCTGACGGTTATGAAAGAAGGTGGCGTGAACCGGGTGAGCTTTGGCGTTCAAGCATTTCAGAACGAGCTGCTCACAGGCATCGGCCGGATTCATAATGTAGATGATGTATACCGGAGCTTAGAGAATGCACGTGCAGTTGGACTTAATAATCTTTCGGTTGACCTGATGTTTGGGTTGCCTAATCAAACTGTGGAGATGTTGGGCGAAAGTATCTGCAAGGCGTTGGAGCTGGATCTACCCCACTATTCTATTTACAGCTTGAAGGTGGAGGAGAATACTCTTTTTCACACGCTGTTTAATAAGAACAAGCTTCCTCTTCCTAATGAAGAAGATGAATTACAAATGTACCTCCTGTTGATGTCCTCTATGAAGGAAGCAGGTTACAATCAATACGAGATCAGTAACTTCGCAAAACCAGGAATGGAGAGCCGCCATAATATCACCTACTGGCGTAATGAAGATTATTATGGTCTAGGAGCAGGAGCACATGGATATGTGGGACGTCAGCGGCATATTAATGTTAAGGGCGTAAATCCATATGTAGAAGCCTCACGTAAAGGGCTGCCACGACTGGATGCATACCCAATCTCAGAAGCAGAAGCGATGGAAGACTTTATGATGGTCGGCTTGCGTATGCATGAGGGCGTCTCTAATGAAGCTTTTCAGGCGCAATTCGGGCGTTCAATAGAGGAAGTATTCGAGAAATCCTTGCATAAAATGCTGCATGCAGGGCTGTTGGAACAAGAAGCAGGGGTTTACCGACTCAGCAAGCAAGGAATCTTGTTTGGGAACGATGTTTTTGCTGAATTTGTAGGCGCCCTGACAGAAGTTTAA
- a CDS encoding FAD-dependent oxidoreductase yields MRTETVKSDVTVVGGGLAGMNAAIAAARLGLKVALVQNRPVLGGNSSSEVRVWVCGATGHGVNRYARETGIMGELFIENQYRNPEGNPYLWDLTLLEAVKAESNISLFLNTDVREVEAEGEAEERTIQSVTGWMMGSERLITFESDAFIDCTGDGLVGFLAGADFRLGREARHEFNEEWAPEVPDNITLGSTLLFYTQDTGKPVRYVAPSFAKDITTTSIPIRRVIRSGDSGCHYWWIEWGGELDTVDENERIRDELSSVIYGIWDYIKNSGHFDAENMTLEWVGSIPGKREYRRFVGDTILTQNDILAQREFADRIGFGGWSIDLHPPQGMYAQESGSKHLHADGIYHIPFGSLYSKNVRNLFFAGRNISASHVAFGTTRVMATCAIMGEAAGAGAALSVIKGVTPREIREQHMHELQQVMLKQDASIIGLRNEDPLDLARKSEIHASSTMNGILLDRPAEAYELSHDVGILFPVEGSIRGLRLLVSASIQTQLTVEIWTTGRAENYVPAECKQVDVITVQAGEQQWIEVPIQEEKCSPIGECNIFAIIRANEHLQLHISETPITGVITFERGAKSVVDSALEDHQPDQPVIEWSMKQLVRRHFCFAVETSAYAASKVIDGYVRPFAGPHSWVSEPMTAGRSEWVEARLPDAAPVSEIHFTFNDDVNEDLINLHHHETPFLVIPELVKNYDVELLIDGAWQVMLRVKDNHRRKNVHRLEKPVLTDAVRIVIHETNGGVHAELVEMRIYQEATALPTL; encoded by the coding sequence ATGAGAACAGAAACGGTTAAATCCGATGTGACAGTGGTCGGGGGTGGACTTGCAGGGATGAACGCGGCGATTGCTGCAGCACGTCTTGGGTTAAAGGTAGCACTGGTACAGAATCGTCCTGTACTTGGTGGTAACTCGAGTTCAGAAGTTCGGGTTTGGGTATGTGGTGCAACAGGACATGGTGTAAATCGCTATGCACGTGAGACAGGCATTATGGGTGAGCTATTCATCGAGAATCAATACCGGAACCCGGAAGGGAATCCATATCTATGGGATCTAACCTTGCTCGAAGCGGTGAAGGCAGAATCGAATATCAGCTTGTTCCTAAATACCGATGTACGTGAAGTGGAAGCGGAAGGTGAGGCAGAGGAGCGTACGATTCAGAGTGTGACCGGCTGGATGATGGGATCTGAGCGTTTAATCACGTTCGAGAGCGATGCTTTCATCGATTGTACGGGTGATGGTTTAGTTGGCTTCCTAGCAGGAGCGGATTTCCGATTAGGACGTGAAGCCCGTCATGAATTTAATGAGGAATGGGCACCAGAAGTGCCTGATAATATTACATTAGGCAGTACATTATTATTTTATACACAGGATACTGGAAAACCGGTACGTTATGTAGCACCCTCATTCGCGAAGGATATTACAACAACGTCTATCCCGATCCGCCGGGTCATTCGGAGTGGGGATTCAGGCTGTCACTACTGGTGGATTGAGTGGGGCGGCGAGCTTGATACGGTGGATGAGAATGAACGTATACGTGATGAGCTATCCTCTGTTATTTATGGAATTTGGGATTATATCAAAAACTCAGGCCATTTTGATGCCGAGAATATGACGCTTGAATGGGTTGGCTCGATTCCGGGTAAACGTGAATACAGACGGTTTGTTGGCGATACGATTCTAACGCAAAATGATATTCTCGCGCAGCGTGAATTTGCAGACCGTATTGGATTTGGTGGCTGGTCGATTGATCTACATCCACCACAGGGGATGTACGCACAAGAGAGTGGCTCCAAGCATCTGCATGCGGACGGGATCTACCATATTCCATTTGGTTCGCTATATTCGAAGAATGTGCGGAATCTATTCTTCGCGGGTCGTAATATCAGTGCATCTCATGTGGCTTTTGGAACAACACGCGTTATGGCAACCTGTGCGATCATGGGTGAAGCAGCTGGAGCAGGTGCAGCTTTATCCGTCATCAAAGGTGTGACCCCACGTGAAATTCGCGAGCAGCATATGCATGAATTGCAACAGGTGATGTTAAAGCAAGATGCTTCGATTATTGGATTACGTAACGAGGATCCACTGGACCTCGCCAGAAAAAGCGAGATTCATGCATCCAGCACGATGAATGGTATCCTGCTGGATCGCCCAGCCGAAGCTTATGAGCTTTCTCATGATGTAGGGATTTTGTTTCCGGTTGAAGGAAGTATCCGTGGGTTAAGGCTGCTTGTGTCAGCAAGTATTCAGACGCAGCTGACCGTGGAGATCTGGACGACTGGACGCGCGGAAAATTACGTGCCGGCGGAGTGCAAACAGGTTGATGTTATAACAGTACAGGCTGGAGAGCAGCAATGGATTGAAGTTCCGATACAAGAGGAGAAATGTAGTCCAATCGGCGAATGTAATATCTTCGCTATTATTCGAGCTAATGAACACCTTCAATTGCATATTTCAGAAACCCCAATCACTGGTGTCATTACATTTGAGCGAGGTGCTAAATCCGTTGTTGATTCAGCGCTGGAGGATCATCAGCCAGATCAGCCGGTGATAGAGTGGAGCATGAAACAACTTGTACGCAGGCATTTCTGCTTTGCAGTAGAAACATCGGCATATGCTGCATCTAAAGTCATTGATGGATATGTTCGACCTTTCGCGGGACCGCATAGCTGGGTTTCTGAGCCGATGACCGCGGGTAGATCGGAGTGGGTAGAGGCGCGTCTCCCGGATGCTGCCCCAGTCTCCGAAATTCATTTCACCTTTAATGATGATGTCAATGAAGATCTCATCAACTTACATCACCATGAAACGCCATTTCTAGTGATTCCTGAACTGGTAAAGAACTATGATGTAGAGCTGCTCATTGATGGCGCGTGGCAAGTCATGCTCCGTGTCAAAGACAACCATCGCCGGAAGAATGTTCATCGATTAGAGAAGCCTGTCCTTACAGATGCTGTCCGGATCGTTATTCATGAAACTAACGGTGGAGTACATGCCGAACTTGTGGAAATGCGGATTTATCAAGAAGCAACGGCTTTGCCGACTTTATAG
- a CDS encoding carbohydrate ABC transporter permease, producing the protein MNEKAGNMKVKLPVTIIMFVLGLFMIVPFLWMLSTSFQTPAEVFNEWLPSSLNWSNHIRVWTGSYDFVPYYLNSLKISIIGTAGAVFLSALAAYGFSRTSFKGRDGLFVIYLSMMMIPPQVLFVPKFIMFNWVGIYNTHLALILPAMFSIFGVFMLRQFFMGIPKEITESAFLDGAGHYRIFFRLILPLAKPAIATFAILDFSWQWNDYENALVFLQSPKLYTIPLGLQNFILENNVDYNGMMAASSAAIIPMIVIFFIGQKYIIQGISSSAVKG; encoded by the coding sequence ATGAATGAAAAAGCAGGAAACATGAAGGTGAAGCTGCCAGTGACGATCATCATGTTTGTTCTAGGACTATTTATGATTGTGCCTTTTCTATGGATGCTCAGCACATCTTTTCAGACACCTGCCGAGGTGTTTAACGAATGGCTGCCTTCATCTCTCAACTGGAGCAATCATATTCGGGTATGGACAGGAAGTTATGATTTTGTTCCGTATTATTTAAATTCACTTAAGATATCGATTATTGGAACTGCGGGAGCTGTGTTTCTATCTGCCCTTGCCGCTTACGGATTTTCACGTACTTCGTTTAAAGGGCGTGATGGCCTATTCGTCATATATCTATCCATGATGATGATTCCACCGCAGGTGCTTTTTGTTCCTAAGTTTATCATGTTTAACTGGGTTGGGATTTACAATACGCACTTGGCCCTAATCCTTCCAGCCATGTTCTCGATCTTCGGTGTATTTATGCTTCGGCAGTTCTTCATGGGCATTCCTAAGGAAATCACGGAATCTGCTTTTCTGGATGGAGCCGGGCATTACAGAATATTTTTCCGCTTAATTCTGCCATTAGCGAAGCCGGCAATCGCTACGTTTGCTATTCTTGATTTCTCCTGGCAATGGAATGATTATGAGAATGCGCTTGTATTTTTGCAGAGCCCTAAGCTATATACCATTCCGCTTGGATTGCAGAATTTTATTCTTGAGAACAATGTGGATTACAACGGGATGATGGCCGCTTCGTCGGCTGCGATCATTCCAATGATTGTTATCTTCTTCATAGGTCAGAAATATATTATTCAAGGGATTTCTAGCTCGGCTGTGAAAGGCTAA
- a CDS encoding carbohydrate ABC transporter permease, with the protein MKRRSWMDRQGWIGMTFILPNMIGILLFFVIPAIFSFVLMFTNYQFSNPNWQFTGLDNLKRLFHDDNFYASIKYTVIFLISVPVSMVLAFIVALFLNRSVYLKGVLRGMFFLPYISSGVAVAFVWMLLFQPSQGPINELLRWIGITSPPGWFADTETAMYAIDIVQIWLMLGYNMIIYLAALQEISTEQLEAARIDGASTFKTTWKIVWPLVSPTTFLLMITGLIMTMKSFSIIQAITAGGPSGSTTVLSLFVYKTAFSYYDMGYASVISWFLFAVILVITVIQWIGQKRWVHY; encoded by the coding sequence GTGAAGCGGAGAAGCTGGATGGACAGACAAGGCTGGATCGGCATGACTTTTATTCTCCCGAATATGATTGGTATTCTCTTATTCTTTGTGATTCCTGCAATCTTTTCCTTTGTCCTGATGTTTACGAATTATCAATTTTCAAATCCGAATTGGCAATTTACCGGGCTGGATAATCTCAAACGGTTGTTCCATGACGATAATTTCTATGCCTCGATCAAATATACGGTGATATTCCTGATATCGGTTCCAGTATCGATGGTGCTCGCTTTTATTGTGGCGCTATTTCTAAACCGCAGTGTGTATCTTAAAGGCGTATTACGTGGAATGTTTTTCTTACCGTATATCTCTAGTGGAGTAGCCGTTGCATTTGTCTGGATGCTGCTATTTCAGCCTTCACAGGGACCCATCAATGAACTGCTTCGCTGGATTGGCATAACATCGCCGCCAGGATGGTTTGCAGATACGGAAACCGCAATGTATGCCATTGATATCGTACAGATTTGGCTGATGCTTGGCTACAATATGATCATATATTTAGCAGCACTACAGGAAATTTCGACAGAACAGCTAGAAGCTGCCCGGATCGATGGTGCAAGCACATTCAAAACAACATGGAAAATTGTATGGCCTCTTGTTAGTCCAACAACTTTTTTATTAATGATTACCGGATTAATTATGACGATGAAATCGTTCTCGATTATTCAAGCCATTACGGCTGGAGGACCTAGCGGAAGTACGACGGTCTTATCACTATTCGTTTATAAAACAGCATTCAGTTATTACGATATGGGATACGCTTCAGTCATTTCATGGTTCTTGTTCGCCGTCATTCTCGTCATTACAGTCATTCAGTGGATCGGCCAAAAGCGCTGGGTTCATTACTAA
- a CDS encoding ABC transporter substrate-binding protein yields the protein MKKKWYPAVLSVLLAGTMLAGCGSGGSNEAQGSANGETAKEKIKLTMWGAVPAEAGPQAVIDNWNKDHPDIQVEYIRNVNDDAGNLKLDTALMTNQNIDLFMNYDLAHLQKRMDAGVALDLSTKTDYDIDSQIGEDAAMWKINDKYYGIPTKKNMAFVWLNKDMLDAAGLPIPAVDWTWSDLEEYAKKLTKPGVYGLLQADSSFSTTMDGTLAGMGVKQADGTSNFGNDLWKQHLEILHNMMFVDKSTPEYGEQLTSKMPVDTMFLQGKAAMLAAGEFIFRNANNLKDYPHDFKTAFAAIPKVNKDQKDYKYSGGVGDMLALNAKSKNLDAAWEFAKWYADGGMLPMASGGRIPASKSVDSKEAMSLLLNGVEDKYDTDSMNNIVFGKFPSFQLNVPQQAIDARKEEYEKYFLNKQDIDTTMKNMQTRSQELMK from the coding sequence ATGAAGAAAAAGTGGTATCCTGCAGTGCTTTCTGTCTTATTAGCAGGTACGATGCTGGCTGGTTGTGGGAGTGGTGGAAGTAATGAGGCTCAGGGCAGTGCAAATGGAGAAACAGCAAAGGAGAAAATAAAGCTCACTATGTGGGGGGCAGTTCCTGCAGAAGCCGGGCCTCAAGCTGTAATTGATAACTGGAATAAAGATCATCCAGACATTCAGGTCGAGTATATCCGTAATGTAAATGACGATGCAGGCAACTTAAAGCTAGACACTGCATTGATGACCAATCAAAACATAGACCTTTTCATGAACTACGATCTTGCTCATTTACAGAAACGTATGGATGCAGGCGTTGCCTTGGATCTGAGCACGAAAACAGATTATGATATCGACAGCCAGATCGGCGAGGACGCAGCGATGTGGAAAATCAATGATAAGTACTATGGGATTCCTACAAAGAAAAACATGGCGTTTGTATGGTTGAACAAAGATATGCTGGATGCAGCAGGATTACCGATTCCTGCGGTGGACTGGACTTGGTCAGATCTTGAGGAGTATGCGAAGAAGCTAACGAAGCCTGGTGTGTACGGATTATTGCAGGCAGATTCCTCCTTCTCAACAACGATGGACGGTACGCTGGCTGGAATGGGTGTGAAACAGGCGGATGGTACCTCAAACTTTGGGAATGATCTCTGGAAACAGCACCTGGAAATATTGCATAACATGATGTTCGTAGACAAATCCACACCGGAATATGGGGAGCAGCTGACCAGTAAAATGCCGGTGGATACCATGTTCCTGCAAGGCAAAGCGGCAATGCTGGCAGCCGGTGAATTTATTTTTAGAAATGCGAACAACTTGAAGGACTATCCGCATGATTTCAAAACCGCGTTCGCCGCTATTCCAAAAGTGAATAAAGATCAAAAGGATTATAAATATTCGGGCGGTGTGGGTGACATGCTTGCTCTTAATGCAAAGTCCAAGAATCTGGATGCAGCTTGGGAGTTCGCAAAATGGTATGCGGATGGCGGTATGCTGCCAATGGCAAGCGGGGGTCGTATTCCAGCCTCTAAGAGTGTGGACAGTAAGGAAGCGATGAGCCTTCTCTTGAATGGTGTAGAAGACAAATATGATACAGATTCAATGAATAATATTGTATTCGGCAAATTCCCATCCTTCCAGCTAAATGTACCTCAACAAGCCATTGATGCACGTAAAGAAGAGTATGAAAAATACTTCTTAAATAAGCAAGATATTGATACCACGATGAAAAATATGCAAACCCGTTCGCAAGAGTTAATGAAATAA
- a CDS encoding response regulator transcription factor yields MWRTLIVDDEQPAVKSIRKLFLKAGIPFEIIGEAENGEVGLQMIRELQPDVVVTDINMPVMDGVKLLQIAREEGFECRFVMLTALSEFEYARQALVFGASDYILKLSLDLQGLKQTMGKVQAELERMVKMKKADKWFPEKQQTGPTDHVEMNKIIAYIEEHYAEDISLKSMSELIRMDASYISDLFKKKTGKTLTNYIQERRIQAGKMLLAETKLTISEIGQQVGFENDNYFIKIFKKWCGVTPNEFRKEPKNVL; encoded by the coding sequence ATGTGGAGAACGTTAATTGTGGATGATGAACAACCTGCGGTTAAAAGTATACGGAAGCTATTCTTAAAGGCTGGAATCCCGTTTGAAATTATAGGTGAGGCGGAGAATGGAGAAGTAGGCTTGCAAATGATTCGTGAGCTTCAGCCTGATGTGGTAGTGACGGATATCAATATGCCGGTGATGGATGGGGTGAAGCTTCTTCAAATTGCGCGAGAGGAAGGCTTCGAATGCCGGTTTGTAATGTTGACCGCATTGAGTGAATTTGAATACGCCCGCCAGGCGCTCGTATTTGGGGCTTCGGATTACATTTTGAAGTTATCTTTAGATCTCCAAGGTTTGAAGCAGACCATGGGTAAGGTTCAGGCCGAGCTGGAGCGAATGGTGAAGATGAAGAAAGCCGATAAATGGTTTCCGGAGAAGCAACAAACGGGACCGACAGATCATGTGGAGATGAACAAAATTATAGCTTATATTGAAGAACATTATGCTGAGGACATCTCGCTCAAATCCATGTCAGAGTTGATCCGGATGGATGCCAGCTATATAAGTGACTTATTCAAGAAAAAGACAGGGAAAACGTTGACCAATTATATTCAAGAGCGTCGGATTCAGGCTGGGAAAATGCTGCTTGCAGAAACGAAGCTAACGATTAGCGAGATTGGGCAGCAGGTAGGCTTTGAGAACGATAATTATTTTATAAAAATCTTCAAAAAGTGGTGTGGTGTCACGCCAAATGAATTCCGTAAAGAACCAAAAAACGTTCTATAA
- a CDS encoding sensor histidine kinase: MKRIYLKLTPSTFKNRILLAFLLLVLTPIAILVLYNFKETERMLQDNAETKNIEQLIGIKNGFVDLMSLVMKTGSLLEQDTTILSIMKNPEQSDEITRKKLVENKFGAIENTFFMSGATVYYTLIDLHGNAYTSFMPKETLSYDEIQSEDWVQALKREGTNRYIWNPNDKNNVVRESTTSKKMLSLYEVMRDNDLNIYAYARLSIDYEEWFTRSTLGSKQEGALFLLDALGGVMLNPLKDEAFSSDIAQSIVKSANQRQTGRAASIVNPKEESLYTYSYIEELNGYVVKKVQLAQLFLEVDKQKRRFFGGFGIILLLFVLLTYFISSTITVPLKKLQKKMEMTAKTNLKMKLPEQGRGEILALTQSFNIMIHDLNELLQRLQLEEKQKQFVRFQVLLSQMNPHFLLNTLNTIKSIALDKDDDEIYGICVALGKILETTLNTEVDLILLKDEIVLIESYMEIQRQRFGHGIEIQYDINEELQYALIPKFCLQPLIENSLIHGFGQSVKQGRIDISAKVTGQQLYLQVRDNGMGIERAQLNKATRKRKGIGVQNIRESLELLFKNQRTGMDIVSSDTGTEVIIHFPFLISKPYDGGKLTCGER, translated from the coding sequence GTGAAGCGAATATATTTGAAACTTACGCCAAGTACCTTTAAGAATCGGATTTTATTAGCTTTCTTGCTGTTGGTACTAACACCCATTGCCATACTCGTTCTATATAACTTTAAAGAGACAGAACGAATGCTGCAGGATAATGCGGAAACGAAGAACATAGAGCAGCTTATTGGTATTAAGAATGGTTTTGTTGATCTCATGAGTCTCGTGATGAAAACAGGGTCATTACTCGAACAAGATACGACGATTTTATCGATAATGAAGAATCCCGAGCAATCTGATGAAATCACGAGAAAAAAACTCGTTGAAAACAAGTTTGGAGCGATTGAAAATACATTCTTCATGAGTGGAGCGACGGTGTATTATACTTTAATCGACCTTCATGGAAACGCATACACTTCCTTTATGCCAAAGGAAACTTTGAGCTACGACGAAATCCAATCGGAGGATTGGGTTCAAGCATTGAAGCGAGAAGGAACGAATCGATATATATGGAATCCGAATGACAAGAATAATGTGGTCCGGGAAAGTACAACAAGTAAGAAAATGCTTAGTCTCTATGAAGTTATGCGTGACAATGATTTGAATATTTATGCCTATGCAAGATTAAGTATCGATTATGAGGAGTGGTTTACTAGATCAACGTTAGGGAGTAAACAGGAAGGGGCTTTATTTCTACTCGATGCCTTGGGGGGAGTGATGCTTAATCCCCTTAAGGATGAGGCTTTTTCCTCTGATATTGCGCAGAGTATTGTGAAGAGTGCCAACCAGCGGCAGACGGGGCGTGCTGCATCCATTGTCAACCCGAAGGAGGAAAGCTTATACACCTACAGCTACATCGAGGAGTTAAATGGCTATGTTGTTAAAAAGGTGCAGCTAGCACAGCTTTTTCTTGAAGTAGACAAGCAGAAACGACGGTTTTTTGGTGGATTTGGAATCATTCTGCTGCTATTTGTTCTATTAACTTATTTCATATCATCGACGATTACAGTGCCGCTTAAGAAGCTACAGAAGAAGATGGAAATGACCGCTAAGACGAATCTCAAAATGAAATTACCCGAGCAAGGGCGGGGAGAGATTCTTGCCCTGACTCAGAGTTTCAATATAATGATTCATGATTTAAATGAGCTGTTGCAGCGTCTTCAGCTTGAAGAAAAACAGAAGCAATTCGTTCGATTTCAGGTATTACTTTCGCAGATGAACCCGCATTTTCTACTAAATACATTGAATACGATAAAGAGCATTGCCTTAGATAAAGATGATGATGAAATTTATGGAATTTGTGTTGCACTAGGAAAAATATTGGAGACAACCTTAAATACTGAAGTGGATTTGATCCTGTTAAAGGATGAAATCGTACTAATAGAATCTTACATGGAGATACAGCGGCAACGTTTTGGACATGGGATTGAAATTCAATATGATATCAACGAGGAGCTGCAATACGCGTTAATCCCTAAATTTTGTCTGCAGCCCTTAATTGAAAATAGCTTGATTCACGGCTTCGGTCAGTCAGTAAAACAAGGGAGAATTGATATCTCCGCTAAGGTGACTGGACAACAGCTGTACCTGCAGGTTAGAGATAACGGCATGGGGATAGAAAGAGCACAGCTGAATAAGGCTACACGGAAACGTAAAGGAATCGGTGTTCAGAATATTAGGGAGAGCTTAGAGCTGTTGTTCAAGAATCAACGGACAGGTATGGACATTGTATCTTCGGATACAGGAACTGAAGTGATCATCCATTTTCCATTCCTTATTTCAAAACCTTACGATGGAGGTAAGCTCACATGTGGAGAACGTTAA
- the lepA gene encoding translation elongation factor 4, whose protein sequence is MTDVQKRQQQIRNFSIIAHIDHGKSTLADRILEYTGALTTREMQEQVLDQMDLERERGITIKLQAVRLTYRADDGVEYYLNLIDTPGHVDFTYEVSRSLAACEGALLVVDAAQGIEAQTLANVYLALDNNLEILPVLNKIDLPNADPDRVKQEIEDVIGLDTSEAVMASAKAGIGIKEILEQVVKQVPAPSGNSEEPLKALIFDSHYDPYKGVIVYVRVMDGKIRAGSKIKMMATEKTFEVIEVGAFMPRMTIVDELNIGDVGFIVAGIKHVGDTRVGDTVTDAKNPTAEPLPGYRKINPMVYCGLYPIETSDYNDLREALEKLQLNDASLSFEPESSSALGFGFRCGFLGLLHMEIIQERIEREFNLPLITTAPSVIYRIMLTNGEMIQIDNPSHYPEIGTIDYIEEPYVKAAIIVPNDFVGTVMELCQNKRGEFVNMEYLDTNRVTITYEIPLSEIVYDFFDQLKSGTKGYASYDYEICGYRRSNLVKMDILLNNEQVDALSFIVHRDRAYNRGRIICEKLRGIIPRQMFEVPIQASVGTKVVARETVKAMRKNVLAKCYGGDISRKRKLLEKQKEGKKRMKQVGSVEVPQEAFMAVLKIDE, encoded by the coding sequence ATGACTGACGTTCAGAAAAGACAACAACAAATTCGCAATTTCTCGATTATTGCACATATAGACCATGGTAAATCGACACTAGCTGACCGCATTTTGGAATACACGGGGGCACTAACCACGCGTGAAATGCAGGAACAGGTACTCGATCAGATGGATCTGGAGCGCGAACGTGGTATCACAATAAAGCTGCAAGCCGTGCGTTTAACCTATCGTGCAGACGATGGTGTAGAGTATTATCTCAACTTGATTGATACACCGGGGCACGTCGATTTCACCTATGAAGTTTCCCGCAGTCTTGCAGCATGTGAAGGCGCACTGCTGGTCGTGGATGCGGCTCAAGGAATTGAAGCACAGACGCTGGCCAATGTGTATTTAGCACTGGATAACAACTTGGAAATCCTACCTGTGCTCAACAAAATTGATTTGCCAAACGCTGACCCTGACCGGGTAAAGCAGGAGATTGAGGATGTTATCGGGCTGGATACCAGTGAAGCGGTTATGGCATCTGCCAAAGCCGGTATCGGAATCAAGGAAATTCTGGAGCAGGTGGTGAAGCAGGTTCCTGCGCCATCCGGTAATTCAGAAGAGCCGCTTAAAGCATTGATCTTTGACTCTCACTACGATCCTTACAAAGGCGTTATCGTCTATGTGCGCGTAATGGACGGGAAGATCCGTGCGGGTTCGAAGATTAAGATGATGGCAACTGAGAAGACCTTCGAGGTCATTGAAGTTGGCGCATTTATGCCGCGTATGACCATTGTCGATGAATTGAACATCGGTGATGTTGGCTTTATCGTAGCTGGGATCAAGCATGTTGGAGATACCCGTGTCGGTGATACTGTCACTGACGCAAAGAATCCTACTGCTGAGCCGCTTCCGGGTTACCGTAAGATCAACCCGATGGTATATTGCGGGTTGTATCCGATTGAGACCTCCGATTATAACGATCTTCGTGAGGCCTTGGAGAAGCTCCAGCTAAATGATGCTTCGCTAAGCTTTGAGCCGGAAAGCTCAAGCGCGCTTGGATTTGGTTTCCGTTGCGGTTTCCTTGGACTCTTGCATATGGAGATCATTCAAGAGCGGATTGAGCGCGAGTTCAATCTGCCGCTAATCACAACAGCGCCGAGTGTTATTTACCGAATTATGCTGACCAATGGCGAAATGATCCAAATCGACAACCCGTCACATTATCCGGAGATCGGTACGATTGACTATATTGAAGAGCCGTATGTTAAAGCAGCGATCATTGTGCCTAACGACTTCGTGGGTACTGTAATGGAGCTGTGCCAGAACAAACGCGGCGAGTTCGTAAATATGGAATATCTAGATACTAATCGTGTAACGATTACGTACGAGATTCCGCTGTCAGAGATCGTTTATGATTTCTTTGATCAGTTGAAATCCGGTACGAAAGGATATGCTTCTTACGACTATGAAATTTGCGGATACCGTCGTTCGAATCTGGTCAAGATGGATATCTTGCTTAACAATGAGCAGGTCGATGCCTTGTCCTTTATCGTTCACCGCGATCGTGCCTACAACCGCGGACGTATCATTTGTGAGAAATTACGTGGGATTATCCCTCGTCAAATGTTCGAAGTGCCGATTCAAGCCTCTGTGGGTACGAAGGTAGTTGCGCGTGAAACCGTTAAGGCGATGCGCAAAAACGTACTTGCTAAATGTTACGGCGGTGATATTTCCCGTAAACGGAAGCTGCTTGAGAAGCAAAAAGAAGGTAAGAAACGCATGAAGCAAGTGGGTAGTGTAGAAGTACCACAAGAAGCGTTTATGGCAGTACTGAAGATCGACGAGTAA